Below is a genomic region from Planctomycetia bacterium.
TCAAAACCTTTGGTCGGGGTGGGCACCGCAACGAAGGCCGGGCCGTCGGTCCCAAGTGGAAGTTCAAGCAGTACGGCCAGTGTGGCAAGTACGTCAGCGATCTCTTCCCGAACCTCGCCCAGCATGTCGATGACATTGCTTTCATTCATTCGATGTATGCCGAGTCGCCTATTCACGGCTCAGCGCTGTTGATGATGAATTCAGGCCGACTGCTCTCAGGCCATCCATCGCTCGGCTCATGGATCAACTATGGCCTGGGAAGCGTGAATGAGAATTTGCCGGGCTACGTGGTGATGCTCGATAATAAAGGCGGGCCGATCAGCGGACCACGCAACTGGGCATCGGGCTATATGCCTGCCAGCTTCCAGGGCACCATCTTGCGTGCAACCAAGACTCCAATCTTCAATCTCGATTTGCCACCTGGCATGACTCGTGCTGCCCAGCGCGATCTACTCGACAGGCTGCGTGAGAAGAACAACGAACACCAGCGTGGCCGGGAAGCCAACAGCGAACTGGCGGCACGCATTGCCAGCTATGAACTGGCTTACAACATGCAGCAGCATGCTCCCGAAGCGGTCGATTTCAGCAAGGAATCGGCAGAGACCAAGGCACTCTATGGCATCGATGGCTCCCGCACGGAAGACTTTGGCCGCAAGTGCCTGCTCGCCCGCCGACTGGTGGAACGGGGCGTGCGGTTCATTCAGATTTACTCAGGCGGCGCCCACAATGACGACAACTGGGATGCCCACACCGACATCGTGAAGAACCACACCAAGCACGCGGGCGATACCGATAAGCCGATTGCCGGCCTGCTGGCTGATCTGAAACGCCGGGGCCTGCTCGATAGCACGCTGGTAGTCTGGGGCGGCGAGTTTGGCCGACAACCCACCGCCGAATACGCCCAGGGTACCGGCCGCGACCACAACAGCTATGGCTTCACCATGTGGATGGCAGGCGGCGGCATTAAAGGCGGCGTGAGCGTCGGCGAAACCGACGAACTAGGCTCCGCTGCCATCAGCAACCGCTACCACGTCAAGAACCTGCACGCCACGATTCT
It encodes:
- a CDS encoding DUF1501 domain-containing protein, with protein sequence MSQFCHRTRREALWETGCGFGAVALTGLLSSDGFFNKLQASDQSGKFVNPLAPKPPMIPAKAKAVIFLFMYGGPSQVDTFDYKPKLYPLDGKTIPVKTFGRGGHRNEGRAVGPKWKFKQYGQCGKYVSDLFPNLAQHVDDIAFIHSMYAESPIHGSALLMMNSGRLLSGHPSLGSWINYGLGSVNENLPGYVVMLDNKGGPISGPRNWASGYMPASFQGTILRATKTPIFNLDLPPGMTRAAQRDLLDRLREKNNEHQRGREANSELAARIASYELAYNMQQHAPEAVDFSKESAETKALYGIDGSRTEDFGRKCLLARRLVERGVRFIQIYSGGAHNDDNWDAHTDIVKNHTKHAGDTDKPIAGLLADLKRRGLLDSTLVVWGGEFGRQPTAEYAQGTGRDHNSYGFTMWMAGGGIKGGVSVGETDELGSAAISNRYHVKNLHATILHQMGLDQNKLSYFYGGLDQKLVGVEGAEVIEQVV